One part of the Truepera radiovictrix DSM 17093 genome encodes these proteins:
- a CDS encoding response regulator transcription factor produces MDRKPLVLIIEDEKEIAKFIDLELQAESYETVVTYDGVTGLSKFRELNPDLVVLDLMLPVLDGLEVARRVRKTSNTPIIILTAKDSVDDKVLGLDSGADDYLVKPFSIEELLARVRAHLRRVNPAVTGEVRVADLVMNLDGREVFRDGRRIELSAKEFELLELFARSPGKVFNRFEIEEKVWPEYTGGSNVVDVYVGYLRRKLEHDGERRLIHTVRGVGYVLREE; encoded by the coding sequence ATGGACCGCAAACCCCTTGTCCTCATCATCGAGGACGAAAAAGAGATCGCCAAGTTTATCGACCTCGAGCTGCAAGCCGAGTCGTACGAGACGGTCGTGACCTACGACGGGGTCACGGGGCTCTCCAAGTTTCGCGAACTCAACCCCGACCTCGTCGTGCTCGACCTCATGCTCCCCGTTCTAGACGGGCTCGAGGTCGCGCGGCGGGTGCGCAAAACCTCGAACACGCCGATTATCATCCTGACCGCTAAAGACAGCGTCGACGACAAGGTCTTGGGCCTCGACTCGGGCGCCGACGACTACCTCGTCAAACCGTTCTCCATCGAGGAGCTTTTGGCGCGGGTGCGCGCGCACTTAAGGCGCGTCAACCCCGCGGTCACGGGTGAGGTGCGCGTCGCCGACCTCGTGATGAACCTAGATGGGCGCGAGGTCTTTCGCGACGGGCGCCGCATCGAGCTCTCGGCCAAGGAGTTTGAGCTCCTGGAGCTTTTTGCCCGCAGCCCTGGAAAGGTCTTTAACCGCTTCGAGATCGAGGAGAAGGTCTGGCCCGAATACACCGGGGGGAGTAACGTCGTCGATGTCTACGTCGGGTACCTGCGGCGCAAGCTCGAGCACGACGGCGAGCGCCGTTTAATCCACACCGTCCGCGGCGTCGGGTACGTTTTGCGCGAGGAGTAG
- the rsmH gene encoding 16S rRNA (cytosine(1402)-N(4))-methyltransferase RsmH, whose translation MTRIPGAAPHAPVMLAECLAHLAVKPQAWYLDGTFGAGGHTRALLEAGGNVLALDRDPSVTRFLPEDALASGRLRFVEGNFDALDRHAAAAGVGPLAGVLLDLGVSSMQLDEAERGFSFRHPGPLDMRMGPTGLCAADLVNSASQEELASVIFRYGEERYSRRIARRIVEARAKAPITTTDELAEIIARAYPPGPRRDHPARRTFQALRVAVNDELGALERALAAAERALAPGGRLVVLTYHSLEDRIVKRAFKSSALLTPLTKKPLTASPEEVAANPRARAAKLRAAERVPNGAAATDAGSGANAADDAARAGRFTRGALAPPHATPDSTLITLWEDR comes from the coding sequence ATGACCCGGATCCCTGGCGCCGCGCCACACGCGCCCGTCATGCTGGCCGAGTGCCTCGCCCACCTCGCCGTCAAACCGCAGGCGTGGTACCTCGACGGCACCTTCGGCGCCGGCGGCCACACCCGCGCCCTGCTCGAGGCGGGGGGCAACGTCTTGGCGCTCGACCGCGACCCCAGCGTGACGCGCTTTCTCCCCGAGGACGCGCTCGCGAGCGGGCGCCTCAGGTTCGTCGAGGGCAACTTCGACGCCTTGGACCGCCACGCGGCGGCCGCCGGCGTCGGCCCCCTCGCCGGGGTGCTGCTCGACCTCGGCGTCTCGTCGATGCAGCTCGACGAAGCCGAACGCGGCTTCTCCTTTCGCCACCCGGGGCCGCTCGACATGCGCATGGGGCCCACCGGCCTCTGCGCCGCCGACCTCGTCAACAGCGCCTCCCAAGAGGAGCTCGCCAGCGTGATCTTCCGCTACGGCGAGGAGCGCTACAGCCGCCGCATCGCGCGGCGCATCGTCGAAGCGCGCGCCAAAGCCCCCATCACCACCACCGACGAGCTCGCCGAGATCATCGCGCGCGCCTACCCACCGGGGCCGCGGCGCGACCATCCGGCGCGGCGCACCTTTCAGGCGCTGCGCGTCGCTGTCAACGACGAGTTGGGCGCTCTGGAGCGCGCGCTCGCGGCGGCCGAACGGGCGCTCGCACCCGGCGGCCGGTTGGTGGTGCTGACCTACCACTCGCTCGAGGACCGCATCGTCAAACGCGCGTTTAAAAGCAGCGCGCTCCTGACGCCGCTCACCAAAAAGCCGCTCACGGCGAGCCCCGAGGAGGTGGCCGCCAACCCGCGGGCGCGCGCCGCCAAGCTGCGCGCCGCCGAGCGCGTACCAAACGGCGCCGCTGCGACCGACGCGGGCTCCGGCGCGAACGCCGCGGACGACGCGGCCCGTGCCGGGCGCTTTACGCGGGGGGCGCTTGCGCCCCCCCACGCGACCCCTGACTCGACGTTGATAACGCTCTGGGAGGACCGATGA
- the purM gene encoding phosphoribosylformylglycinamidine cyclo-ligase has protein sequence MAPSKPTPSSAHGSADASAYKDAGVDLGASAEALQRMASAVRATYTPAVLAGLGAFGGAFDALSLKELRAPVLVASTDGVGTKTEVARALGRFDTVGADLVNHCVNDILVGGARPLFFLDYVASARLEPATIAALVGGVAAACRAHAIPLLGGETAEMPGVYEAGAFDLVGTIIGVAERDAVLTGERVQAGDVVFGLASGGLQTNGFSLARKVLGGSLHEAFGASTVGAALLAPHRSFFGAVWPLLEAGLVRACAHITGGGLLENLPRALPAGLGAHLTPTWPVPEIFTLIQKRGGVGAAEMYRVFNMGVGFALITAPQDAAAVRARLPEAFVIGEVVPGSGVRIEGVAES, from the coding sequence ATGGCCCCCTCCAAACCCACCCCAAGCTCGGCTCACGGCTCAGCGGACGCATCGGCTTACAAGGACGCGGGCGTCGACCTCGGCGCGAGCGCCGAGGCGCTGCAGCGTATGGCGAGCGCCGTGCGGGCGACCTACACCCCCGCCGTGCTCGCCGGCCTCGGCGCGTTCGGCGGCGCCTTCGACGCGCTTTCCCTTAAAGAGCTGCGCGCACCCGTGCTGGTCGCCTCGACCGACGGCGTCGGGACGAAGACGGAGGTCGCGCGCGCGCTCGGGCGCTTCGACACCGTCGGCGCCGACCTCGTCAACCACTGCGTCAACGACATCTTGGTCGGGGGCGCGCGGCCGCTCTTTTTCCTCGACTACGTCGCCTCGGCGCGGCTCGAGCCCGCGACCATCGCCGCGCTCGTCGGGGGCGTCGCGGCGGCCTGTCGCGCGCACGCCATCCCCCTCCTGGGCGGCGAGACCGCCGAGATGCCGGGGGTCTACGAGGCGGGCGCGTTCGACCTCGTGGGGACGATTATCGGCGTCGCCGAAAGGGACGCGGTGCTCACGGGCGAGCGCGTCCAGGCGGGCGACGTCGTCTTCGGGCTCGCCTCGGGCGGGCTGCAGACGAACGGCTTTAGCCTCGCGCGCAAGGTTCTCGGGGGTAGCCTCCACGAAGCTTTTGGCGCGAGCACCGTCGGCGCGGCGCTGCTCGCGCCGCACCGCTCGTTTTTCGGGGCGGTGTGGCCGCTTCTAGAGGCGGGGCTGGTGCGCGCGTGCGCCCACATCACGGGGGGTGGGCTGCTGGAGAACCTCCCGCGCGCCCTCCCCGCGGGCTTGGGGGCGCACCTCACCCCGACGTGGCCCGTACCGGAGATTTTCACGCTCATTCAAAAGCGCGGGGGGGTCGGCGCGGCGGAGATGTACCGGGTCTTTAACATGGGGGTCGGTTTCGCCCTTATCACCGCGCCACAGGACGCGGCGGCGGTGCGCGCGCGCCTCCCCGAGGCGTTCGTCATCGGGGAGGTCGTACCGGGCTCGGGGGTGCGTATCGAGGGGGTCGCCGAGAGTTAG
- a CDS encoding YsnF/AvaK domain-containing protein, protein MTWIAVTDQEGRRVRTKLLSESEDGLQLGLEDGRRLIVPQELLVKERNGDYLLLADWSELEAQLEGLRADAPAAASEPREGERTEVGAGETQVLQLAAEVLKVGKRQVERGRVRIRTRVVETEETVDEPLVREEVDVERVQVERLVEQPEGVRQEGDVTVIPLYEEVLVLEKRLMLTEELRVRKKRTERRNPQRVTLRREEAVVERLDARGEPVEGGEPDM, encoded by the coding sequence GTGACCTGGATAGCCGTGACCGACCAGGAGGGACGTCGGGTCAGGACCAAACTGCTCTCTGAAAGCGAAGACGGGCTGCAGCTCGGCCTCGAGGACGGCCGCAGGCTCATCGTGCCGCAGGAGCTGCTCGTCAAGGAGAGAAACGGCGACTACCTCCTGCTCGCCGATTGGTCGGAGCTCGAGGCGCAGCTCGAGGGGTTGCGCGCGGACGCGCCAGCTGCCGCGAGCGAACCGCGCGAGGGCGAGAGGACCGAGGTCGGGGCCGGCGAAACCCAGGTTCTGCAGCTCGCCGCCGAGGTGCTCAAGGTCGGTAAGCGCCAGGTCGAACGGGGGCGCGTGCGCATCCGGACGCGCGTCGTCGAGACCGAAGAGACCGTCGACGAACCCCTCGTGCGGGAAGAGGTCGACGTCGAACGGGTCCAGGTCGAGCGCCTCGTCGAACAACCCGAAGGCGTCCGCCAAGAGGGGGACGTCACCGTCATCCCGCTCTACGAAGAGGTCTTGGTCCTCGAAAAGCGCCTCATGCTCACCGAGGAGCTGCGCGTGCGGAAAAAGCGCACAGAACGGCGCAACCCCCAACGGGTCACGCTGCGGCGCGAGGAGGCGGTCGTCGAGCGTCTGGACGCGCGTGGGGAACCCGTGGAGGGGGGGGAGCCAGATATGTAA
- the mraZ gene encoding division/cell wall cluster transcriptional repressor MraZ has protein sequence MPFGEFQYSVDDKGRVIVPPPFREFVEDGMVVTRGMEGCLYVFPLAAWRRIEEKLTNLPLTDHASRNFVRFFYSGAAKAKIDGAGRITIPTTLRTFAGLDGSVVVAGAPNRLEIWNEARWLTNLTEVQSQPPAPELLRELVG, from the coding sequence ATGCCCTTCGGCGAGTTTCAGTATTCGGTGGACGACAAAGGACGGGTGATCGTCCCGCCACCGTTTCGCGAATTCGTCGAAGACGGCATGGTCGTCACGCGGGGGATGGAGGGGTGCTTGTACGTCTTTCCGCTCGCCGCGTGGCGCCGCATCGAGGAGAAGCTGACCAACTTGCCCCTGACCGACCACGCCTCGCGCAACTTCGTCCGTTTTTTCTACTCGGGGGCGGCCAAGGCCAAGATCGACGGGGCGGGCCGCATCACCATCCCCACCACCTTGCGCACCTTCGCTGGGCTCGACGGCAGCGTCGTCGTCGCGGGGGCGCCCAACCGCCTCGAGATCTGGAACGAGGCGCGCTGGCTCACCAACCTCACCGAGGTCCAGAGCCAACCCCCCGCCCCCGAGCTGCTGCGGGAGCTCGTCGGATGA
- a CDS encoding YsnF/AvaK domain-containing protein translates to MANNVIGLFDNENVADQVVSDLKAAGFSSSVIHRYVGGDQGIHDELLREGIPDDEARYYVDGLNQGGALVSVHAEEAETDKAVDIMNRYANLGEDTSADYAAGTAPAYDTAASTADTEDRTAYRDDRSYRDERAATGRVDGDERLEVVEEQLRIGKRQVQRGGVRVRRVVTETPIEEQVTLRDETINVERQRVDRPVSGRADDLFTERTIEVTETDEEAVIAKEARVVEEIAVGKTVEEKTETVRDTVRRADVEVEQIPGGGTSEVYDETGPAYTYGQTLASDKRYTGREWNDIEADARRDWETNYREHGRWEDFRDSVRNSWERARGRR, encoded by the coding sequence ATGGCAAACAACGTAATCGGACTTTTTGACAACGAAAACGTCGCCGACCAGGTCGTCAGCGACCTCAAAGCTGCGGGCTTTAGCAGCAGCGTCATCCACCGCTACGTCGGCGGCGACCAGGGCATCCACGACGAACTCCTGCGCGAGGGTATCCCCGACGACGAAGCGCGCTACTACGTCGACGGGCTCAACCAAGGGGGCGCGCTCGTCTCGGTGCACGCCGAAGAGGCGGAGACCGACAAAGCCGTCGACATCATGAACCGCTACGCCAACCTGGGCGAGGACACCAGCGCCGACTACGCTGCCGGCACGGCGCCCGCTTACGACACCGCGGCGAGCACGGCCGACACGGAAGACCGCACGGCTTACCGCGACGATCGCAGCTACCGCGATGAGCGCGCCGCAACCGGCAGGGTCGACGGTGACGAGCGCCTCGAGGTCGTCGAAGAGCAGCTCCGCATCGGCAAGCGCCAGGTTCAGCGCGGCGGGGTGCGCGTGCGCCGCGTCGTCACCGAAACGCCCATCGAGGAGCAGGTGACGCTGCGTGACGAGACCATCAACGTCGAACGGCAGCGGGTCGACCGTCCGGTGAGCGGCCGCGCCGACGACCTCTTTACCGAGCGCACGATCGAGGTGACCGAAACCGACGAAGAGGCCGTCATCGCCAAAGAGGCGCGCGTGGTCGAGGAGATCGCGGTCGGCAAGACCGTCGAGGAGAAGACTGAAACCGTGCGCGACACCGTGCGCCGCGCCGACGTTGAGGTCGAGCAGATCCCGGGTGGGGGGACCTCCGAGGTCTACGACGAGACCGGCCCGGCCTACACCTACGGCCAGACGCTCGCCAGCGACAAGCGCTACACCGGCCGCGAGTGGAACGACATCGAAGCCGACGCCCGCCGCGACTGGGAGACCAACTACCGCGAGCACGGCCGCTGGGAAGACTTTAGGGACAGCGTTCGCAACTCCTGGGAACGCGCCCGCGGCCGCCGCTAG
- the ligA gene encoding NAD-dependent DNA ligase LigA — protein MSDLRALAARAAALRATLREANYRYYVLQDPELSDAEWDRLFHELKRLEETHPELRTPDSPTQRVGAPPQASFAAVRHPHPMLSLDNAFDLAGLEEFEARLKRVLATDEEIAYLAELKIDGLSINLLYEGGVLVWAATRGDGVTGEDVTFNVLGVPGLPQRLPEALPGGGRVPEVLEVRGELYLSRAEFRRINEERAAAGEPPFKNPRNAASGTIRQLDPRVSAGRKLQVFFYGVAEPRALGVRTQSELLDWLAAAGFRTNPLRARARGIAALEPLIARWTALRSTLDYEADGVVVKVDELALHDELGSTARAPRWAVAYKFPAEEVETTLLGVSLGVGRTGKITPVAELEPRLIEGTEVSRATLHNPGFIAALDLRVGDRVMVHKSGGIIPEVIRVLTEARTAELPPYVFPETCPACGEALIEDGANVRCVNLACPAQVLARLSHYASRGAMDIAGLSTKTLQKLLDKGLIRTIPDLYDLTPEQLTPLEGFGERSAQNLVAAIARSKTQPLERLLVALGLPHVGARTAQLLARAFGSLEALQAADTADLAALPEVGETTARAVHDALQQPALRALIGELRARGVGGGAAAPRSDRLKGLTFVLTGTLSEPRDRLKERLEALGARVASSVSKKTSFVVAGEDPGSKLDKARALGVPVLDEAGLAALLAARLGEEALALESS, from the coding sequence GTGAGTGACCTTCGCGCCCTCGCCGCGCGGGCCGCAGCGCTACGCGCCACGCTACGCGAGGCGAACTACCGCTACTACGTGCTTCAGGACCCGGAGCTCTCCGACGCCGAGTGGGACCGGCTGTTTCACGAACTTAAGCGCCTCGAGGAGACCCACCCCGAGCTGCGCACCCCCGACTCCCCCACGCAGCGCGTCGGCGCGCCGCCGCAGGCGTCGTTCGCCGCCGTGCGCCACCCGCACCCGATGCTGTCGCTGGACAACGCCTTCGACCTCGCCGGCCTCGAGGAGTTCGAGGCGCGCCTTAAGCGCGTGCTCGCCACCGACGAGGAGATCGCTTACCTCGCCGAGCTGAAGATCGACGGCCTGTCGATCAACCTCCTTTACGAGGGGGGCGTGCTCGTGTGGGCGGCGACGCGGGGTGACGGGGTCACGGGGGAGGACGTGACCTTTAACGTGCTCGGGGTGCCGGGACTGCCGCAGCGGTTACCGGAGGCGCTCCCGGGCGGGGGGCGGGTGCCGGAGGTGCTCGAGGTGCGCGGTGAGCTCTACTTGTCGCGCGCCGAGTTCCGGCGCATCAACGAAGAGCGCGCTGCGGCGGGCGAGCCCCCCTTTAAAAACCCCCGTAACGCCGCCTCCGGTACCATCCGGCAGCTCGATCCACGGGTCAGCGCGGGGCGCAAGCTGCAGGTGTTTTTTTATGGCGTCGCCGAGCCGCGCGCGTTAGGCGTGCGTACCCAGTCGGAGCTGCTCGACTGGCTCGCCGCGGCGGGGTTTCGCACCAACCCCTTGCGCGCGCGCGCGCGCGGGATCGCCGCGTTAGAACCCCTCATCGCGCGTTGGACGGCGCTGCGCAGCACGCTCGACTACGAAGCCGACGGGGTGGTCGTTAAAGTCGACGAGCTCGCTCTGCACGACGAGCTCGGCAGCACCGCGCGCGCGCCGCGGTGGGCCGTGGCCTACAAGTTCCCCGCCGAGGAGGTCGAGACGACCCTTTTGGGCGTCAGCTTGGGGGTCGGGCGCACGGGCAAGATCACCCCAGTGGCCGAGCTCGAGCCGCGCCTTATCGAGGGCACCGAGGTCAGCCGCGCGACGCTGCACAACCCGGGGTTTATCGCCGCTCTGGACCTGCGCGTCGGCGACCGGGTGATGGTGCACAAGTCGGGGGGGATCATCCCCGAGGTCATCCGGGTGCTCACCGAAGCGCGCACCGCCGAGCTGCCCCCGTACGTCTTTCCGGAGACGTGCCCGGCGTGCGGCGAGGCCCTTATCGAAGACGGCGCCAACGTGCGCTGCGTCAACCTGGCGTGCCCCGCTCAGGTGCTGGCCCGCCTCAGCCACTACGCCTCGCGGGGCGCCATGGACATCGCCGGCTTGTCGACCAAGACGTTGCAAAAGCTTCTGGACAAAGGGCTTATCCGGACGATCCCCGACCTCTACGACCTCACGCCCGAACAGCTGACGCCCCTGGAGGGGTTTGGCGAGCGTTCGGCGCAGAACCTGGTGGCGGCGATCGCGCGCTCAAAGACGCAACCCCTGGAGCGACTGCTGGTCGCTCTCGGGTTGCCGCACGTCGGGGCGCGCACCGCGCAGCTCTTGGCGCGGGCTTTCGGGTCGCTCGAGGCGCTGCAGGCGGCCGACACCGCCGACCTCGCGGCGCTCCCCGAGGTCGGTGAGACGACCGCCAGAGCAGTCCACGACGCGCTGCAGCAGCCGGCGCTGCGCGCGCTCATCGGCGAGCTGCGCGCGCGGGGGGTCGGCGGGGGTGCGGCGGCGCCGCGCAGCGACCGGCTTAAAGGGTTGACCTTCGTGCTCACCGGGACGCTGAGCGAGCCGCGCGACCGCCTCAAGGAGCGGCTCGAGGCGCTCGGGGCGCGGGTCGCCTCGTCGGTCTCCAAAAAGACCTCGTTTGTCGTCGCGGGTGAGGACCCCGGTTCAAAGCTCGACAAGGCGCGCGCGCTCGGGGTCCCCGTCCTCGACGAAGCGGGGTTGGCGGCGCTTCTAGCGGCGCGCCTGGGGGAGGAGGCCCTCGCCCTTGAGAGCAGCTAA
- a CDS encoding S-ribosylhomocysteine lyase has protein sequence MESHHTLATASAEAPLEAKRVASFDLDHTKVRAPYVRLAGRYRGPRGDTVTKFDLRLVQPNRAELPTAALHTLEHLLAGYLRGALEGLEGVQLVDASPMGCRTGFYLTVLGQPAEADIAQALTRALHAVVAHQGEIPGCSERACGNYRDHSLPGAQAWARSILENDIRVQETVTVT, from the coding sequence ATGGAGTCTCACCACACGCTCGCAACGGCTTCCGCCGAGGCGCCGCTCGAGGCCAAGCGCGTCGCCTCGTTCGACCTCGACCACACGAAGGTGCGCGCGCCCTACGTGCGCCTCGCGGGGCGCTACCGAGGGCCGCGCGGCGACACGGTCACCAAGTTTGACCTGCGCCTCGTGCAACCCAACCGCGCGGAGCTGCCCACGGCCGCGCTGCACACCCTCGAGCACCTGCTCGCGGGCTACTTGCGGGGCGCGCTCGAGGGCCTTGAAGGGGTGCAGCTCGTCGACGCGAGCCCGATGGGCTGCCGCACGGGCTTTTACCTCACGGTGCTCGGCCAACCGGCGGAGGCCGACATCGCTCAGGCGCTGACGCGCGCGCTGCACGCCGTCGTCGCTCACCAGGGGGAGATCCCTGGGTGCAGCGAGCGCGCGTGCGGCAACTACCGCGACCACTCGCTCCCAGGGGCGCAGGCGTGGGCGCGGAGCATCTTGGAAAACGACATCCGCGTTCAGGAGACCGTGACGGTGACCTAG
- a CDS encoding BMP family lipoprotein → MRKVGLLLALLALPLAAAQDYVFGITFDAGGKFDGSFNEGTWNGLTQAVSELEEDEGLVIDVLEFEGTPDTAAEGLRNIAAQGAELILSPGFLQADAVAAASSEFPDTFFVLIDAEVDNPNVRSVLFKEHEGSYLVGYLAGMMTQTGTVGFVGGMDIPLIRAFDLGYQEGVRAACPECRIVSNYVGSTPAAWNDPARARELATTQQAQGADIIYAAAGASGNGVIDFVTQTMCYQPQGELRASPLAEVLAEIEVSSAYAQRCGEGSQPLFFIGVDSNQNFRGDTDDNPETLNHGLTSMLKRVDVAAYNAVYDVVEDTFEGGTQVLGLAEDGVGYALDEFNEALIPQSVIDELESVRQRIIEGEVVVPDFREQ, encoded by the coding sequence ATGCGTAAAGTTGGTCTGCTACTCGCCCTGCTCGCGCTGCCTTTGGCAGCCGCCCAAGACTACGTCTTCGGCATCACCTTCGACGCGGGCGGCAAGTTCGACGGCTCGTTTAACGAGGGCACCTGGAACGGCCTCACGCAGGCCGTGAGCGAGCTCGAGGAGGACGAGGGGCTCGTGATCGACGTGCTCGAGTTTGAAGGTACCCCCGACACGGCCGCCGAGGGCTTGCGCAACATCGCCGCGCAGGGCGCCGAACTCATCCTCTCCCCCGGCTTTTTGCAGGCCGACGCCGTCGCCGCAGCCTCGAGCGAGTTTCCCGACACCTTCTTTGTGCTTATCGACGCCGAGGTCGACAACCCGAACGTCCGCAGCGTGCTCTTTAAGGAGCACGAGGGGAGCTACCTGGTCGGCTACTTAGCGGGCATGATGACCCAGACCGGTACGGTCGGCTTCGTGGGGGGGATGGACATCCCGCTAATCCGCGCCTTCGACCTCGGTTATCAGGAAGGCGTTCGCGCCGCCTGCCCGGAGTGCCGCATCGTGTCGAACTACGTCGGTTCGACCCCCGCCGCCTGGAACGACCCCGCGCGCGCGCGCGAGCTCGCCACCACCCAGCAGGCGCAGGGGGCCGACATCATCTACGCCGCCGCCGGCGCCTCCGGCAACGGGGTCATCGACTTCGTCACCCAGACCATGTGCTACCAGCCGCAGGGGGAGCTGCGCGCGTCGCCGCTCGCCGAGGTGCTCGCCGAGATCGAGGTCTCCTCGGCCTACGCCCAGCGCTGCGGCGAGGGGAGCCAGCCGCTCTTCTTTATCGGCGTCGACTCGAACCAGAACTTCCGCGGCGACACCGACGACAACCCCGAGACCCTCAACCACGGCCTCACCAGCATGCTTAAGCGCGTCGACGTGGCCGCTTACAACGCGGTCTACGACGTCGTCGAAGACACCTTCGAGGGGGGCACGCAGGTCCTGGGCTTGGCCGAGGACGGAGTCGGTTACGCGCTCGACGAATTTAACGAAGCGCTCATCCCGCAGAGCGTCATCGACGAGCTCGAGAGCGTCCGGCAGCGCATCATCGAGGGTGAGGTCGTCGTACCGGACTTCCGCGAGCAGTAA
- a CDS encoding NYN domain-containing protein, giving the protein MVERVAVFIDGSNLYNGMRDNLTGTRVNLQEFVAQLVCKRHLVRTYYYNAPLTDDYDTERREGQQRFFESLSRIPYVTVRLGRLHRRFDGTLVEKGVDVAIAVESLSLAYENAYDTVLLVSGDGDYVQLVEAIKRKGKHVECAMFRNQSAGVLIEYADVFHPLDDLNWSKILF; this is encoded by the coding sequence TTGGTAGAGCGTGTCGCTGTATTTATCGACGGCAGCAACCTGTATAACGGCATGCGCGACAACCTGACCGGGACGCGGGTCAACTTGCAGGAGTTCGTCGCGCAGCTCGTCTGCAAACGCCACCTCGTCCGCACCTACTACTACAACGCCCCGCTTACCGACGACTACGATACCGAGAGGCGCGAGGGGCAGCAGCGCTTTTTCGAGTCCCTCAGCCGCATCCCTTACGTCACGGTGCGTCTGGGGCGGTTGCACCGCCGCTTCGACGGCACTTTAGTCGAAAAAGGGGTCGACGTCGCCATCGCCGTCGAGTCGCTGTCGCTCGCCTACGAAAACGCTTACGACACCGTGCTGCTCGTCTCCGGCGACGGCGACTACGTGCAGCTCGTCGAAGCCATTAAACGCAAGGGCAAACACGTCGAGTGCGCGATGTTTCGCAACCAGTCAGCTGGCGTGCTCATCGAGTACGCCGACGTGTTCCACCCGCTCGACGACCTCAACTGGTCGAAGATCCTCTTTTAA
- a CDS encoding sensor histidine kinase, whose amino-acid sequence MRGLRGVSLQLRLTLVFTAFLALVLIVVAVVVYGLTQRSILETVASRAEQEYSNALEAMRQNPALDSSTRGGWVQNLSGDTQLFVNIYLPEPQLSARSTPFFAFERVPQMYVVKDAGGEALSEYLGDADLQRLLSGEPLSQVVRDVRGRTWYVEGRLERFNLSNLEVPAAMMVALPVSTDTLSQLRINLIQTIVVAFVGFALGVWFLAQRVLAPLKQVTQAASRISSHDLSQRVPAPPTRDEVGELALTLNRMLGRLQETFETQRRFTADASHELRTPVTAIAGHASYLLRRTNPTPEQEESLKIIRSEAARMSKLVNDLLELARADAGFSVDRVPFNLVEVVEEVKKELAPVLGGASLRTFSPQPLLEIEGDAGRLKQVLLNLVQNALNAGATQVDVSLTLEGRRARLEVLDNGPGIPEGALPKLFDRFYRVDGARSTRGNGSGLGLAIVKWIVEQHGGEVTVESKVGEGTVFTVFLPAPPQAGALPVPRPRVAKAAQV is encoded by the coding sequence GTGCGGGGCCTGCGGGGGGTGTCGCTGCAGCTGCGCTTGACGCTCGTCTTTACGGCCTTTCTGGCGCTCGTCTTGATCGTCGTCGCGGTCGTGGTCTACGGGCTCACGCAGCGCTCGATCCTCGAGACGGTGGCGAGCCGCGCGGAGCAGGAGTACAGCAACGCGCTCGAGGCGATGCGCCAAAACCCCGCCTTGGACTCCTCGACGCGCGGCGGTTGGGTGCAAAACCTCTCGGGCGACACCCAGCTGTTTGTCAACATCTACCTCCCCGAGCCGCAGCTCTCGGCGCGCTCGACGCCCTTTTTCGCCTTCGAGCGGGTTCCGCAGATGTACGTCGTCAAAGATGCCGGCGGCGAGGCGCTGAGCGAGTACCTCGGCGACGCGGACCTGCAGCGGCTCCTTAGCGGTGAACCCCTAAGCCAGGTGGTGCGCGACGTTCGGGGGCGGACGTGGTACGTCGAGGGGCGTTTGGAGCGTTTTAACCTGAGCAACTTAGAGGTCCCCGCCGCGATGATGGTGGCGCTGCCCGTGTCGACCGACACCCTGTCGCAGCTCCGCATCAACCTCATCCAGACGATCGTGGTGGCGTTTGTCGGCTTTGCGCTCGGGGTGTGGTTTTTGGCGCAGCGCGTGCTAGCGCCCCTCAAGCAGGTCACCCAGGCCGCTTCGCGGATTAGCAGCCACGACCTCTCGCAGCGCGTCCCCGCCCCCCCGACCCGCGACGAGGTCGGCGAGCTTGCCCTGACGCTCAACCGGATGCTCGGGCGCCTGCAGGAGACCTTCGAGACCCAGCGCCGCTTTACCGCCGACGCCAGCCACGAGCTGCGTACGCCCGTTACGGCGATCGCCGGGCACGCCTCGTACCTGTTGCGGCGGACCAACCCGACCCCCGAACAGGAGGAGTCGTTAAAGATCATCCGGAGCGAGGCGGCGCGGATGAGCAAGCTTGTAAACGACCTTTTGGAGCTCGCTCGAGCCGACGCCGGTTTTTCGGTCGACCGCGTCCCCTTTAACCTCGTCGAGGTCGTCGAGGAGGTGAAAAAGGAGCTCGCGCCGGTTTTGGGCGGCGCGAGCTTGCGCACCTTTTCGCCACAGCCCCTTTTAGAGATCGAGGGCGACGCGGGGCGCCTTAAACAGGTGCTTTTAAACCTCGTGCAAAACGCGCTCAACGCCGGCGCGACGCAGGTCGACGTGTCGCTCACGTTAGAGGGTCGCCGGGCGCGGCTCGAGGTGCTCGACAACGGCCCCGGTATCCCCGAGGGCGCGCTCCCGAAGCTCTTCGACCGCTTTTACCGCGTCGACGGCGCCCGCAGCACCCGCGGCAACGGCAGTGGTCTGGGGCTCGCCATCGTCAAGTGGATCGTCGAGCAGCATGGCGGCGAGGTGACGGTCGAGTCGAAGGTGGGGGAGGGAACCGTCTTCACCGTCTTTTTGCCGGCCCCGCCGCAAGCGGGGGCGCTGCCGGTGCCGCGCCCCCGCGTGGCCAAAGCGGCGCAGGTCTAA